From the Quercus lobata isolate SW786 chromosome 6, ValleyOak3.0 Primary Assembly, whole genome shotgun sequence genome, one window contains:
- the LOC115950446 gene encoding uncharacterized protein LOC115950446: protein MSSEASSSNNPPPPPPPLPQNPVTHHFPCGTIIDLLKFEWAALILMEYDDQRSLEFVREGTFVVKLILQTVNPIFVAACIVGNHRWPITKDSPVIRFSRRTFVFGIPGVLYGLRLAPDCEEEKVNMLVRVFMDYADYEDVSQNITGIPWPDPESEQAFWPKSLPRIEAIIHSKLAAFGHIPGRSLSAVGDESPCLLRAIRLSSVIGLVSNVMLSGELNPAHTQIYNSKLRPSLHNYNEIHGQRAFPSMTLFTKIVDAVETILVIAAGDVRLLKTQYPVLAKPYRFKLWSFNKEGVAFLLKLSWEMEKAQDQNEDGSESDGSEEVDDSNNTHSGGSMRSQEIEYLINMTERW from the exons ATGAGTTCAGAAGCATCCTCAAgcaacaacccaccaccaccaccaccaccactaccacaaAACCCAGTCACCCACCACTTCCCTTGTGGCACCATAATAGACTTGCTCAAATTCGAGTGGGCTGCGCTGATTTTGATGGAATATGATGATCAGCGCAGTCTCGAATTTGTTCGTGAAGGAACGTTCGTTGTTAAGCTGATCTTGCAAACCGTAAATCCCATTTTCGTTGCTGCCTGCATAGTTGGGAATCATCGATGGCCCATTACAAAGGACTCCCCTGTAATTCGGTTCAGCCGAAGGACCTTTGTGTTCGGAATTCCAGGGGTCCTGTACGGCCTAAGACTTGCCCCAgactgtgaagaagaaaaggtgaaCATGCTTGTAAGGGTTTTTATGGACTACGCTGACTACGAGGATGTCAGTCAGAATATCACTG GTATACCATGGCCAGACCCGGAGAGTGAGCAAGCTTTCTGGCCAAAATCACTGCCTCGAATTGAAGCCATTATTCATTCAAAACTCGCAGCATTTGGTCACATTCCTGGTAGATCACTTTCTGCTGTGGGAGACGAGAGCCCATGCTTACTGAGGGCAATCCGATTGTCGTCTGTAATAGGCTTAGTTTCTAACGTAATGCTCTCAGGAGAGTTGAATCCCGCGCACACTCAAATCTACAATAGCAAGCTGAGGCCAAGCCTGCATAACTACAACGAAATCCATGGTCAGCGGGCGTTCCCGTCGATGACTTTATTTACCAAAATCGTCGATGCTGTTGAGACCATTTTGGTCATAGCCGCCGGTGATGTCCGCTTGCTGAAGACTCAgtatcctgttttggcaaagcCCTACAGGTTCAAGCTGTGGAGCTTTAACAAAGAAGGGGTTGCCTTTCTCTTGAAGTTATCTTGGGAAATGGAAAAAGCTCAAGACCAGAATGAGGATGGGAGTGAAAGTGATGGGTCAGAGGAAGTAGATGATAGTAATAATACACATAGTGGGGGCTCAATGCGCTCGCAAGAGATTGAATATCTGATAAATATGACGGAGAGGTGGTGA